AGGTTCCTCTACATCGAGGCCACCAGCCACAGCGAGGTAGCAATCGAAACGTGACAGGGGCAGGCCCATGTGCTTTTCGAGCACCGCCAGAATCTGATGCAAGCGATTCACAGCAATCCCTGTGGCCGTGCGTCTTGGACTCGCATAGCTCGTGGTGCTGACTAATGCCTGGAGATCTACAACAAGAGGCCTGGTGCCCTCACAGGCAACAATCGTCGCAACTCCGCTGGCCTCATCACCACTCAGGAACAACTCGCTCGGGTTGTTGACCTCAATGAGACCTTGGCCCTGCATTTCGAACACGCCGAGTTCATGAGTGGCACCAAAGCGATTTTTAACGGCACGCAGAAGTCGATGACTGGCAAAACGATCCCCCTCAAAGGTGAGCACGGCGTCTACCAAGTGCTCAAGGACCTTCGGTCCTGCTAACAGGCCCTCTTTGGTCACGTGGCCGACAAGCAGCAAAGCCGTGTTCTGACGCTTGGCTAATCGCTGCAGAGACGCGGCACATTCCCGCACTTGAGCAACAGATCCCGGAGCGCTCGACAGGTTGGCGTCATGCAGGGCCTGAATGCTGTCGATGATTGCAACATCGGGCTGCAGAGCCTCGAGCTCCTCCAACACCAACTCAAGGTCTGTTTCGGCAAGCAGTTGAAGTCCCTCGCTCTCTCCACCCAAACGCAGCCAGCGCAACTTCACTTGCTGAGCTGATTCCTCAGCGCTGACATACAGAACGGAAAGCCGGTTCGCCATGACCGATGCGCTTTGAAGCAGCAACGTGCTTTTACCGATCCCTGGGTCACCCCCTACAAGCACCAGCGAACCCGGTACAACGCCACCGCCCAAGACGCGATCCAATTCTGGGTAACCGCTCTCGAGACGTTGAATCGGCCGATCACCCAGATCGGCCATGGCGGTTGAACGTCGCGCCACTGGAGCCTTTGCTGACTCGGCAGGAGCGCGTCTGCGCCTGCCGTCGTGTTTCGGAGCGGTTTGCTCGACCAAAGAATTCCAGCTACCGCAACTACTGCAGCGGCCAAAAAACTGCCGAGTCTGCGCACCACAGCTCTGACAAACAAAAATTGAAGCGGGTCGGGACACGTCGAACTATGAAGAAAGTTGGCTTTCGGTGAATGAATGGGGCCTCCATCCATTTATCTGTAGCCAATACCAGTACGAAATAAGTTCGGATATGACGGCCACAGCCGCCAGCAAGGAAACCATTCTCGTTGTCGACGACGAGGCCAGTATTAGACGCATTCTGGAAACCCGCCTGTCGATGATTGGTTACAACGTTGTAACCGCCTGCGACGGCACTGAAGCTCTCGAAA
The Synechococcus sp. CC9311 DNA segment above includes these coding regions:
- the radA gene encoding DNA repair protein RadA, whose amino-acid sequence is MSRPASIFVCQSCGAQTRQFFGRCSSCGSWNSLVEQTAPKHDGRRRRAPAESAKAPVARRSTAMADLGDRPIQRLESGYPELDRVLGGGVVPGSLVLVGGDPGIGKSTLLLQSASVMANRLSVLYVSAEESAQQVKLRWLRLGGESEGLQLLAETDLELVLEELEALQPDVAIIDSIQALHDANLSSAPGSVAQVRECAASLQRLAKRQNTALLLVGHVTKEGLLAGPKVLEHLVDAVLTFEGDRFASHRLLRAVKNRFGATHELGVFEMQGQGLIEVNNPSELFLSGDEASGVATIVACEGTRPLVVDLQALVSTTSYASPRRTATGIAVNRLHQILAVLEKHMGLPLSRFDCYLAVAGGLDVEEPAADLGVAAAVVASYRDLILPAGTVLLGELGLGGQLRPVGQLELRLQEAVRLGFRRAVVPKGCGLGKGEASLNLELHEAGSITEALVLALGVNPVDHEA